Proteins from a single region of Bacteroidota bacterium:
- a CDS encoding GIY-YIG nuclease family protein, with protein MLRPTVPRPGFVYLLASRPNGTLYIGVTSHLARRVWEHRNDLAEGFTRRYGVHRLVYFERYDNIRDAIEREKRLKKWRRAWKLRLVREANPAWEDLYAAVVDSAVPPEGMPGREVIMGSRLRGNDR; from the coding sequence ATGCTACGCCCCACCGTGCCACGCCCCGGCTTCGTCTACCTCCTCGCCAGCCGCCCCAACGGCACGCTCTACATCGGCGTGACGAGCCACCTCGCCCGCCGCGTCTGGGAGCACCGGAACGATCTCGCCGAGGGGTTCACCCGTCGCTACGGCGTCCACCGCCTCGTTTACTTCGAGCGCTACGACAACATCCGCGACGCCATCGAGCGCGAGAAGCGCCTGAAAAAGTGGCGGCGAGCGTGGAAGCTCCGACTGGTCCGCGAGGCGAACCCGGCGTGGGAGGACCTCTACGCGGCGGTGGTCGATTCTGCGGTCCCACCGGAGGGGATGCCGGGCCGGGAGGTGATTATGGGTTCCCGCCTGCGCGGGAATGACAGATAG
- a CDS encoding amino acid racemase, with product MDERNAIGVVGGLGPYAGLDLVKKVFDNTDASTDQEHLPVVLVSYPGHFPDRSAFVADPSQPSPVPALLNVLRRLDDAGCAIAGMPCNTAHSPVIYDPLLETMEREGRAIRLVSIIEACAEAALRRDADIRRVGVLATNSSLQGRLHSLALEAVGLEGVQPEWTYQDEYLNPVIFDETWGLKAQSDPPTDEARSRLLDGIRHLHARGADAVVLGCTELPLAVPEPAFEGIPIIDSTNALARALIRATHPHKLKPLPEALAEKAEG from the coding sequence ATGGACGAACGCAACGCCATCGGCGTCGTCGGCGGCCTCGGCCCCTACGCCGGCCTCGACCTCGTCAAGAAAGTCTTCGACAACACCGACGCCTCGACCGACCAGGAGCACCTGCCGGTGGTACTGGTCTCGTACCCCGGCCACTTCCCCGACCGCTCGGCCTTCGTCGCCGACCCGTCGCAACCGAGCCCGGTCCCGGCGCTCCTCAACGTGCTCCGGCGGCTGGACGACGCCGGCTGCGCGATTGCCGGGATGCCATGCAACACCGCTCACTCGCCCGTCATCTACGACCCGCTCCTGGAGACGATGGAGCGTGAGGGCCGGGCGATCCGGCTCGTCAGCATCATCGAAGCCTGCGCCGAGGCCGCGCTGCGGCGCGACGCCGACATCCGGCGCGTGGGCGTGCTCGCCACGAACTCGTCGCTGCAGGGGCGGCTGCACTCGCTGGCCCTAGAGGCGGTCGGGCTGGAGGGCGTGCAACCGGAATGGACCTACCAGGACGAGTACCTGAACCCGGTGATCTTCGACGAGACGTGGGGCCTCAAGGCGCAGAGCGACCCGCCGACCGACGAGGCCCGGAGCCGCCTCCTCGACGGCATCCGCCACCTCCACGCGCGCGGGGCCGACGCCGTCGTCCTCGGCTGCACCGAGCTACCCCTCGCCGTCCCCGAGCCGGCGTTCGAGGGTATCCCGATCATCGACTCGACGAACGCCCTCGCCCGGGCGCTCATCCGGGCCACGCACCCACACAAGCTCAAGCCGCTGCCCGAGGCGCTCGCGGAGAAAGCCGAGGGGTGA
- a CDS encoding 50S ribosomal protein L25 has translation MDAITLDAQPRDTGKRATKAIRRAEEVPCVLYGQHTDPVHFRVPILGLRSLIYTAETHVVSVTVDGESHDAIVKNIDFHPVTDVPIHMDFLALTAGETLDMTVPVVTVGIAAGVKAGGILSQPLNELEIRCLPRDIPGQVEVDVTDLEIGDSVHVAVLEVENVEVLTDEARTVVSITAPRAEEEPEEEDGLLLEGEDGAEAADGEQAEAAADAGAEGESEDN, from the coding sequence ATGGACGCCATCACGCTCGACGCGCAGCCGCGCGACACCGGCAAACGCGCCACCAAAGCCATTCGCCGCGCCGAAGAGGTGCCCTGCGTGCTCTACGGGCAGCACACCGACCCGGTCCACTTCCGCGTGCCGATCCTCGGCCTGCGCTCGCTGATCTACACCGCCGAGACCCACGTCGTCTCGGTCACGGTCGACGGCGAGTCGCACGACGCGATCGTCAAGAACATCGACTTCCACCCGGTCACCGATGTGCCGATCCACATGGACTTCCTCGCGCTGACGGCGGGCGAGACGCTCGACATGACGGTCCCGGTCGTCACCGTCGGCATCGCGGCCGGCGTCAAGGCGGGCGGCATCCTCTCGCAGCCGCTCAACGAGCTCGAGATCCGCTGCCTCCCGCGCGACATCCCCGGCCAGGTCGAGGTCGACGTCACCGACCTCGAGATCGGCGACTCGGTCCACGTCGCCGTGCTCGAGGTCGAGAACGTCGAAGTTCTGACCGACGAGGCCCGGACGGTCGTCAGCATCACCGCGCCGCGCGCCGAAGAGGAGCCGGAGGAGGAAGACGGCCTCCTGCTCGAAGGCGAGGACGGTGCCGAGGCTGCCGACGGCGAGCAGGCCGAGGCCGCTGCCGACGCCGGGGCCGAAGGCGAGTCCGAAGACAACTGA
- the pth gene encoding aminoacyl-tRNA hydrolase — protein MPRAKRIIIGLGNPGPDYEGTRHNAGFMVADAVARKAGLAFEIGGGPFASAWGSYRGTPLGVAKPLDFMNRSGTAARKLVALARVEVEDLLVVYDDLALDLGRVRLRPGGSAGGHNGVQDIIDRLNSSNFPRLRVGIGSSFSRGRQVDYVLAPFGRDEQPVIEDAVATATEAALAFVREGLTAAMNRYNRK, from the coding sequence ATGCCTCGGGCGAAGCGAATCATCATCGGGCTCGGCAACCCCGGGCCGGACTACGAGGGCACCCGCCACAACGCCGGGTTCATGGTCGCCGACGCCGTCGCGCGCAAGGCCGGGCTCGCGTTCGAGATCGGCGGCGGACCGTTCGCGAGCGCGTGGGGGAGCTACCGCGGGACGCCGCTCGGCGTCGCCAAGCCGCTCGACTTCATGAACCGCAGCGGGACGGCGGCCCGGAAGCTCGTCGCCCTCGCCCGCGTCGAGGTCGAGGACCTCCTCGTGGTCTACGACGACCTCGCGCTCGACCTCGGCCGCGTCCGGCTCCGGCCCGGCGGCTCGGCGGGCGGGCACAACGGCGTGCAGGACATCATCGACCGGCTCAATTCGTCGAATTTCCCCCGTCTGCGCGTCGGCATAGGGTCTAGCTTCTCGCGCGGCCGGCAGGTCGACTACGTGCTCGCGCCCTTCGGCCGCGACGAGCAGCCCGTGATCGAGGACGCCGTAGCGACCGCGACCGAAGCGGCGCTCGCGTTCGTTCGCGAGGGCCTGACGGCGGCCATGAACCGGTACAACCGGAAGTGA
- a CDS encoding T9SS type A sorting domain-containing protein: MPTEELAVEIEHLGLVGEPTAGSTVELELRYHAHVSGNGEVTLRFPGSITPVGYQGSERVLRQPVQLVAGQTRTVRRTMRVEGVGGSLVSVSVAALDVSPEVHPSASRYLSVESEASEARVYTWDAPGTEEKRTTLDQEHVVDESSGRTTYTISLSGKILTPTPDPEFGVRGLYNATVRLYFRDSSDPFSYSYLYKPAGPDVRHKTYDDLDDEGRFSFNFTLNGDLSAFDQIVVVPSSFSYAADMVPPPGGLALYNINGTLVRATFSLAESATFPIDASSTTVSGYDDATVNMNYGAILRYMALARDFAITRYGGTPPFSLPPVRVNLEPGLSAPGRFLLYNPLPTALIQINPDNGVTFDTIAHEYGHYASYNMWGRDAVRYGLRESYVREGWAIFYSFATRNYANDQYGDDLNVFDSNLERGPFDSPRFLGISYRTTEPENSATACLLWNLYDGYNGGAFESFRYDSGDNDDVSGYQLRLFETVRTTGASIFDTVGALDLMNEFNNGLDADVQNSVGQVYNSMLCPGFPIIECDFGDPPPAPLKMLAPQVKNLRGSSSSGSITLRWEPQTYASSPFYANGPAGYRIYRGSTPVATVSPQTTSHTFNGADGTYSITAFNEAGESANPPSRNVRRLNVRINGPDIVQGGQTYVWTAGVSGGRPPYSYEWEYFYTCNTPPPGCGGTRPVCFSKGTGSDANLAVEQDGGGVPFGPSAPTCNAWVQASTTSSLSNFTVNDHSSVTGLRLRLSARDSDGTRKSTTNQLFYSHSRPSESEVEVEAGAGASPPEAYALSGVTPNPSRGEAVVSFALPEAAEVRLTLYDLLGRAVTDLAKGPYEAGHHAARLDGRGLPAGVYVVRLTATGAAERFAETSRVTLLR, from the coding sequence TTGCCCACCGAAGAACTCGCCGTCGAGATCGAGCACCTCGGCCTCGTGGGCGAGCCGACGGCGGGAAGTACGGTCGAGCTTGAGCTTCGCTATCACGCGCACGTAAGTGGGAACGGCGAGGTCACACTCCGCTTCCCAGGTTCCATCACCCCCGTCGGGTATCAGGGCAGCGAGAGGGTCTTGCGGCAGCCAGTCCAACTCGTCGCAGGACAGACCCGAACAGTGCGTCGTACCATGAGAGTCGAAGGAGTTGGCGGTTCGCTCGTCTCCGTCTCCGTTGCCGCCCTGGATGTTTCGCCTGAGGTGCATCCAAGCGCGTCGCGCTATCTCAGCGTCGAAAGCGAGGCGTCAGAGGCTCGGGTGTACACATGGGATGCGCCCGGTACTGAAGAGAAGCGGACTACGCTAGACCAAGAGCACGTCGTGGATGAAAGCAGCGGGCGCACGACCTACACCATCTCCCTTAGCGGGAAAATTCTCACCCCGACACCTGATCCTGAGTTTGGAGTACGGGGTCTCTACAATGCTACCGTTCGGCTCTATTTCCGTGACTCGTCGGACCCCTTCAGCTACAGCTACCTCTACAAACCCGCCGGCCCTGACGTGCGGCATAAGACGTACGACGACCTCGACGACGAGGGGCGCTTCTCGTTCAACTTTACGCTCAACGGAGATCTCAGCGCGTTCGACCAGATCGTCGTCGTCCCCTCTTCGTTCAGCTACGCCGCCGACATGGTGCCCCCGCCGGGTGGTCTCGCCCTCTATAACATCAACGGCACACTCGTCCGCGCGACGTTCTCGCTAGCCGAGAGCGCGACCTTCCCAATTGACGCCAGCAGTACGACGGTCAGCGGGTATGACGACGCGACGGTAAACATGAACTACGGTGCGATCCTTCGCTACATGGCATTGGCCCGTGACTTTGCCATTACGCGCTACGGAGGCACCCCGCCTTTTTCGCTTCCTCCAGTCCGAGTAAATCTGGAACCAGGCCTGAGTGCACCTGGCAGGTTTTTGCTCTACAATCCGCTGCCTACCGCGCTAATCCAAATCAATCCAGATAACGGCGTCACCTTCGACACGATCGCACACGAGTATGGTCATTATGCGAGCTACAACATGTGGGGACGTGATGCTGTACGGTACGGGCTGCGGGAGAGCTATGTCCGCGAAGGGTGGGCCATTTTCTACTCCTTTGCCACGCGGAACTATGCCAACGATCAGTACGGAGATGACCTCAACGTATTCGATTCTAATCTGGAAAGGGGACCCTTCGATTCGCCGCGCTTCCTCGGGATCAGCTACCGGACGACCGAGCCGGAGAACTCCGCGACGGCTTGCCTTCTGTGGAATCTCTACGATGGCTACAACGGAGGAGCCTTCGAATCTTTCCGATATGATTCTGGTGATAATGACGATGTGAGCGGATATCAACTCCGCCTCTTCGAGACCGTCCGCACAACCGGAGCGTCAATCTTTGACACTGTTGGTGCTCTCGACCTTATGAATGAGTTCAACAATGGGCTAGATGCGGATGTCCAAAATTCTGTCGGACAGGTATATAACTCTATGCTATGCCCAGGCTTCCCGATCATAGAATGTGATTTCGGGGATCCTCCGCCGGCTCCATTGAAGATGCTTGCTCCGCAGGTCAAAAACCTCAGAGGCTCGTCGTCGTCTGGTTCGATAACACTGAGGTGGGAACCGCAGACGTACGCGTCGAGCCCCTTCTATGCGAATGGACCTGCCGGGTACAGGATTTATCGGGGCAGTACACCAGTCGCTACTGTTTCTCCCCAAACAACCTCTCACACTTTCAACGGAGCCGACGGGACGTACTCCATTACGGCATTCAATGAGGCAGGAGAATCGGCCAACCCACCGAGCCGCAACGTGCGACGTTTGAACGTGAGGATCAATGGCCCCGATATTGTGCAGGGCGGACAGACCTATGTCTGGACCGCCGGCGTCAGCGGGGGCAGACCCCCCTACAGCTACGAGTGGGAGTATTTCTATACCTGCAACACCCCACCTCCTGGCTGCGGTGGCACCCGCCCAGTCTGCTTCAGCAAAGGAACTGGTTCCGACGCAAACCTCGCAGTGGAGCAGGATGGTGGCGGTGTCCCCTTCGGCCCGAGCGCCCCGACGTGCAACGCCTGGGTGCAGGCTAGCACTACCTCCTCGCTCAGCAACTTCACCGTCAACGACCATTCTTCGGTCACCGGACTACGCCTGCGCTTGAGCGCCAGAGATAGCGACGGTACACGGAAATCTACCACGAACCAACTCTTCTACAGCCACAGCCGCCCGAGTGAGTCCGAGGTCGAGGTTGAGGCAGGAGCGGGGGCGTCGCCGCCCGAGGCCTACGCGCTCTCGGGCGTCACCCCGAACCCGTCGAGGGGCGAAGCAGTGGTCTCGTTCGCGTTGCCCGAGGCGGCCGAGGTTCGCCTAACGCTCTACGACCTCCTCGGACGTGCAGTCACCGACCTGGCTAAGGGACCGTACGAGGCCGGACACCACGCTGCACGCCTCGATGGGCGTGGGCTGCCCGCAGGTGTTTACGTTGTGCGCCTGACGGCGACGGGAGCGGCCGAGCGCTTCGCCGAGACTTCGCGCGTGACGTTGTTGCGCTAG
- a CDS encoding type II toxin-antitoxin system VapC family toxin has product MSLVVVDASVAAKWLFEEEHSEAAARLRAPGFDLHAPDFVQVELVNLVAKNERRGILTHAEAHDAARLVHALPLQSYAWQDLLGPAFELAIETKRSVYDCLYLALADALGGALVTADRKFYDALQATSRAARLLWVEDIPA; this is encoded by the coding sequence GTGAGCCTGGTCGTCGTGGACGCGAGCGTAGCTGCGAAGTGGCTCTTCGAGGAGGAGCACAGCGAGGCGGCTGCCCGGCTCCGCGCGCCCGGCTTCGACCTTCACGCTCCCGACTTCGTGCAGGTCGAACTGGTGAACCTCGTCGCCAAGAACGAGCGGCGGGGCATCCTCACCCATGCGGAGGCCCACGACGCTGCCCGGCTCGTCCACGCCCTCCCGCTTCAGTCCTACGCGTGGCAGGACCTGCTCGGCCCGGCCTTCGAGCTGGCGATAGAGACAAAGCGTAGCGTCTACGACTGTCTCTACCTCGCCCTCGCGGATGCGCTCGGCGGCGCCCTCGTGACCGCCGACCGGAAGTTCTACGACGCGCTCCAAGCTACTTCGCGCGCCGCGCGCCTCCTCTGGGTCGAGGACATTCCAGCCTGA
- a CDS encoding T9SS type A sorting domain-containing protein, producing MTRFLGFLLALLACTADPVAAQVCNGDITLETQAEVDAFDCAEVTGNLFIAGFLDNTSITDLSPLSNLASVGGDINISENDALASLDGLDGIASVDGNLRISLNDALASLDGLDNITSVGGGLLIDINDALATLDGLSNLSSLDEDLIIIGNASLTSLDALGNLSSLGEDLDIRGNAALTSLDGLDNLDSIGRNLLIEFNAALRQCSCGLAGLISGDPPTFSGIDDNITIAENDPDGQCNSPQQVLDDICPTTDAEPTDNTLPEAFVLEAVYPNPFAGVATVGFSLPEAAAVRVVVYDAAGREVAVLVDGPLPAGRHTASFEAAGRASGTYLVRLEAGGYRATQPLTLVR from the coding sequence ATGACGCGATTCCTCGGCTTTCTCCTTGCCCTCCTCGCCTGCACTGCTGATCCTGTCGCCGCGCAGGTGTGCAACGGCGACATCACGCTCGAAACGCAGGCTGAGGTCGACGCTTTCGACTGCGCTGAGGTGACCGGCAACCTATTTATCGCTGGCTTCTTGGATAATACGAGCATCACAGATCTGTCTCCACTCTCCAACCTCGCCTCCGTCGGTGGAGACATCAACATCTCCGAAAACGACGCGCTCGCCTCGCTCGACGGACTCGACGGCATCGCCTCCGTCGACGGAAACCTCCGCATCTCTCTTAACGACGCGCTCGCTTCGCTCGATGGGCTCGACAACATCACCTCCGTCGGCGGAGGCTTACTCATTGATATCAACGACGCGCTCGCCACGCTCGACGGACTCAGCAACCTCTCTTCCCTCGACGAAGACCTCATAATCATTGGCAACGCCTCGCTTACATCGCTAGACGCACTCGGCAACCTCTCTTCCCTCGGCGAAGACCTCGACATCAGAGGCAACGCCGCGCTCACTTCGCTCGACGGACTCGACAACCTCGACTCCATCGGCCGCAACCTACTCATCGAGTTCAACGCCGCGCTGCGCCAGTGCTCGTGTGGCCTCGCTGGCCTCATCTCCGGCGATCCGCCTACCTTCTCCGGCATCGATGACAACATTACCATCGCGGAGAATGACCCCGATGGACAGTGCAACAGCCCGCAGCAGGTCCTCGATGACATCTGCCCCACCACGGACGCCGAACCGACAGACAACACACTCCCCGAGGCGTTCGTGCTGGAGGCGGTCTACCCGAACCCGTTCGCAGGCGTCGCCACCGTCGGCTTCTCGCTGCCCGAGGCCGCGGCCGTCCGGGTCGTGGTCTACGACGCTGCCGGGCGCGAGGTGGCCGTGCTCGTCGACGGGCCGCTGCCAGCGGGTCGGCACACGGCGTCGTTCGAGGCGGCCGGGCGGGCGAGCGGGACGTACCTCGTGCGCCTGGAAGCCGGTGGGTACCGCGCGACGCAGCCGCTGACGCTCGTGCGGTAG
- a CDS encoding sodium-translocating pyrophosphatase, with translation MDEQLLTFLIPIAGALAIGYAFIRAQWVGKQDVGTERMAEIANDIAEGAQAFLRREYRVLSIFVIAVAALLAFANMGRADSSPLIALSFIVGAFCSALAGFVGMRVATKANVRTTNAARTGLGPALNVAFAGGLVMGLSVVGLGILGLGVLFIVYQGLFLDTSSTAMLAESIGTVINVLAGFSLGASSIALFARVGGGIYTKAADVGADLAGKVYEGIPEDDPRNPATIADNVGDNVGDVAGMGADLFESYVGSIIGTMVLGAAFIPTLAAEGAMPLGAVLLPLVLAAVGIVVSIVGSFFVKVKEGGNPQRGLNIGEFGAAAIMAVLSFFIIGFMLPAQFSAETPIVGAFEYTSLKIFFAVVIGLASGTAIGLITEYYTATHTKPVTGIAKQSITGSATNIIAGLGVGMYSTGGPTLVLVLAIIGAYSFAGLYGIAIAALGMLSVTGIQLAVDAYGPISDNAGGIAEMAELPPEVRDRTDTLDAVGNTTAAIGKGFAIGSAALTALALFAAFMQQAGIEAINVANPIILSGVLLGAMLPFVFSAMAMGAVGRAAGDMIKEVGRQFAEIQGLREGTAKADHKRCVDISTAAAIREMVLPGLLAVTVPVIIGFIDKNMLGGLLVGVTVSGVLMAIFQSNAGGAWDNAKKRIEGGVSFDGTTYGKGTEVHKAAVVGDTVGDPLKDTSGPSLNILVKLIAVVALVIAPLIA, from the coding sequence ATGGACGAGCAACTACTCACCTTCCTCATCCCGATTGCCGGTGCCCTGGCCATTGGCTACGCCTTCATCCGGGCGCAGTGGGTCGGCAAGCAGGACGTCGGGACCGAGCGCATGGCGGAGATCGCCAACGACATCGCCGAGGGCGCGCAGGCGTTCCTGCGCCGCGAGTACCGCGTGCTCTCCATCTTCGTCATCGCCGTGGCGGCGCTCCTGGCCTTCGCCAACATGGGCCGCGCCGACTCCTCGCCGCTGATCGCGCTCTCGTTCATCGTCGGGGCGTTCTGCTCGGCCCTCGCCGGCTTCGTCGGGATGCGCGTCGCCACGAAGGCCAACGTCCGCACCACGAACGCCGCGCGGACCGGCCTCGGCCCGGCGCTCAACGTCGCCTTCGCGGGCGGTCTCGTGATGGGGCTCTCCGTCGTCGGCCTCGGTATCCTCGGCCTCGGCGTGCTCTTCATCGTGTACCAGGGCCTGTTCCTCGACACCTCCAGCACCGCCATGCTCGCCGAGAGCATCGGGACGGTCATCAACGTCCTCGCCGGCTTCTCGCTCGGTGCCTCGTCCATCGCCCTCTTCGCGCGCGTCGGCGGCGGCATCTACACCAAGGCCGCCGACGTCGGGGCCGACCTCGCGGGCAAGGTCTATGAAGGCATCCCCGAAGACGATCCCCGCAACCCGGCGACGATCGCCGACAACGTGGGCGATAACGTGGGCGACGTGGCCGGCATGGGGGCCGACCTCTTCGAGAGCTACGTCGGCTCGATCATCGGGACGATGGTGCTCGGCGCGGCCTTCATCCCGACGCTCGCCGCCGAGGGCGCGATGCCGCTCGGCGCGGTGCTCCTCCCGCTCGTCCTCGCCGCCGTCGGGATCGTGGTCTCGATCGTCGGCTCGTTCTTCGTCAAGGTGAAGGAGGGCGGCAACCCGCAGCGCGGGCTCAACATCGGCGAGTTCGGCGCGGCAGCTATCATGGCCGTCCTGTCGTTCTTCATCATCGGGTTCATGCTCCCGGCCCAGTTCAGCGCCGAGACCCCCATCGTCGGCGCGTTCGAGTACACCTCGCTCAAGATCTTCTTCGCCGTCGTGATCGGCCTCGCCTCGGGCACGGCGATTGGCCTCATCACGGAGTACTACACCGCGACCCACACCAAGCCCGTCACCGGCATCGCCAAGCAGAGCATCACCGGCTCGGCGACCAACATCATCGCCGGCCTCGGGGTCGGGATGTACTCGACCGGCGGCCCGACGCTCGTCCTCGTCCTCGCCATCATCGGGGCGTACTCCTTCGCCGGGCTCTACGGGATCGCGATTGCCGCGCTCGGGATGCTGAGCGTGACCGGGATCCAGCTCGCCGTCGACGCCTACGGACCGATCTCGGACAACGCCGGTGGTATCGCCGAGATGGCCGAGCTCCCGCCCGAGGTCCGCGACCGCACCGACACGCTCGACGCCGTCGGCAACACGACCGCCGCCATCGGCAAGGGCTTCGCGATTGGCTCGGCGGCGCTGACAGCGCTCGCGCTCTTCGCGGCCTTCATGCAGCAGGCCGGGATCGAGGCGATCAACGTCGCCAACCCGATCATCCTCTCCGGCGTCCTCCTTGGCGCGATGCTGCCGTTCGTGTTCTCGGCGATGGCGATGGGTGCCGTCGGCCGCGCGGCCGGCGACATGATCAAGGAGGTCGGTCGCCAGTTCGCCGAGATCCAGGGCCTCCGCGAAGGCACGGCCAAAGCCGACCACAAGCGCTGCGTCGACATCTCGACCGCGGCTGCGATCCGCGAGATGGTCCTGCCAGGTCTCCTTGCCGTGACGGTTCCTGTCATCATCGGGTTCATCGACAAGAACATGCTCGGCGGCTTGCTTGTCGGCGTGACGGTCTCGGGCGTGCTCATGGCGATCTTCCAGTCGAACGCCGGCGGCGCGTGGGACAACGCCAAGAAGCGCATCGAGGGCGGCGTCAGCTTCGACGGCACGACCTACGGCAAGGGCACCGAGGTCCACAAGGCCGCTGTCGTGGGTGACACCGTGGGCGACCCGCTCAAGGACACGTCGGGCCCGAGCCTGAACATCCTCGTCAAGCTGATCGCGGTCGTCGCGCTCGTCATCGCGCCGCTAATTGCTTGA
- a CDS encoding ribose-phosphate pyrophosphokinase, producing MFPNDLPISLFAGRSHPALAEAIARAYGQELGGVTIKDFSDGEIYVRYDESIRGTDLFIIQTTPPPADNWLELLFLIDAAKRASAARVTAVMPYFGYARQDRKDQPRVSIASKALANVLTTVGVDRVLTMDLHASQLQGFFDIPVDHLYGSAVLIEHLRDRTAENLVVVAPDVGSLKLARAYAKRLGSDLALIDKRRPRQNVAEVMRIIGEVEGKNVLLLDDMVDTAGTLVSAAEALLDAGALSIEAAATHALLSGPAYERIEASPIRRLLVTDTVPLHRTSDKIEVISVADHFADAIHRIYADESVSTLFIP from the coding sequence GTGTTCCCCAACGACCTCCCGATCTCGCTCTTCGCCGGGCGCTCCCACCCGGCGCTCGCCGAGGCCATCGCCCGCGCCTACGGCCAGGAACTCGGCGGCGTCACGATCAAGGACTTCTCCGACGGTGAGATCTACGTCCGCTACGACGAGTCGATTCGCGGGACCGACCTCTTCATCATCCAGACGACGCCGCCGCCGGCGGACAACTGGCTGGAGCTCCTCTTCTTGATCGACGCCGCGAAGCGGGCGAGCGCGGCGCGCGTCACGGCGGTGATGCCATACTTCGGCTACGCCCGGCAGGACCGCAAGGACCAGCCCCGCGTCTCGATTGCCTCGAAGGCGCTCGCTAACGTCCTCACGACCGTCGGCGTGGACCGGGTGCTGACGATGGACCTCCACGCCTCGCAGCTCCAGGGCTTCTTCGACATCCCCGTCGATCACCTCTACGGCTCGGCGGTGCTGATCGAGCACCTGCGCGACCGGACGGCGGAGAACCTCGTCGTCGTCGCCCCGGACGTGGGCTCGCTCAAGCTGGCGCGGGCCTACGCCAAACGCCTCGGCTCCGACCTCGCCCTCATCGACAAGCGCCGGCCGCGCCAGAACGTCGCCGAGGTGATGCGCATCATCGGCGAGGTGGAGGGCAAGAACGTCCTCCTCCTCGACGACATGGTCGACACCGCCGGCACGCTCGTCTCGGCCGCCGAAGCGCTCCTCGACGCGGGCGCGCTCTCGATCGAGGCGGCGGCGACCCACGCGCTCCTCTCCGGCCCGGCCTACGAGCGCATCGAGGCCTCGCCGATCCGCCGCCTGCTCGTCACCGACACCGTCCCGCTCCACCGGACCTCGGACAAGATCGAGGTGATCTCCGTCGCCGACCACTTCGCCGACGCCATCCACCGGATCTACGCCGACGAGTCCGTCTCCACGCTGTTCATTCCGTAA